The Maridesulfovibrio frigidus DSM 17176 genome has a segment encoding these proteins:
- the cobJ gene encoding precorrin-3B C(17)-methyltransferase: MAPQARDAIKQADCVVGYTGYVKLVPADLLEGKDVLSTGMMAEVERCRKAIDEALAGKDVVMVCSGDPGIYAMAGLIMELLEARDLFRDICFEVVPGIPAFTAAAALLGAPLMHDFASVSLSDLLTPWEKIEKRLKCAADGDFVIAIYNPRSKKRAGHLKDAIKIIKEFRDETTPVGIVNKAYREGQRVQVVTLGSVNEEDVDMQTVLIIGNSSSRAVGDKMLTPRGYARKYDI; this comes from the coding sequence ATGGCTCCTCAAGCTCGAGACGCTATTAAACAAGCTGATTGTGTGGTAGGTTATACGGGCTATGTGAAGCTGGTTCCGGCAGATTTGCTTGAGGGCAAAGATGTTTTATCTACTGGCATGATGGCGGAAGTAGAGCGTTGCCGAAAAGCTATTGATGAAGCGTTGGCCGGCAAAGACGTGGTGATGGTTTGCAGTGGTGATCCCGGGATTTATGCCATGGCAGGGCTCATTATGGAGCTTCTTGAAGCGCGTGATCTGTTTAGGGATATATGTTTTGAAGTCGTTCCTGGGATTCCAGCTTTTACTGCGGCTGCGGCCCTTCTTGGTGCTCCGCTTATGCACGATTTTGCGTCCGTCAGCTTAAGTGATTTGCTCACTCCGTGGGAAAAGATAGAAAAACGGTTAAAATGTGCTGCTGATGGGGATTTTGTTATAGCAATTTACAATCCGCGTTCTAAAAAAAGAGCCGGACATTTGAAAGATGCTATTAAAATAATAAAAGAATTTCGTGACGAGACAACTCCTGTCGGGATTGTGAATAAAGCATATCGGGAAGGTCAGCGAGTTCAGGTCGTGACTTTAGGTTCTGTGAATGAAGAAGATGTAGATATGCAAACTGTATTAATTATTGGTAATTCTTCAAGTAGAGCAGTTGGGGATAAGATGCTTACTCCTCGTGGATATGCAAGAAAATATGATATTTAA
- a CDS encoding DUF2065 domain-containing protein has protein sequence MNIDWSFLLSALGLAFILEGIPYFLFSERMPRILISIIEKGPKQMRILGLIAMIFGLLLISFGQSLVDL, from the coding sequence ATGAATATTGACTGGTCTTTTTTGCTATCTGCCCTAGGCCTAGCCTTCATACTTGAAGGAATTCCCTACTTTTTGTTTTCTGAGCGTATGCCCAGAATTCTAATCTCTATCATCGAAAAAGGTCCGAAGCAGATGCGTATTCTCGGTCTGATTGCTATGATCTTCGGATTACTGCTTATCTCATTCGGGCAGTCTCTCGTTGACCTTTGA
- a CDS encoding cytochrome c3 family protein has protein sequence MKKTLLICMVTAALVCAFALPTLYAVDAPGDMVLKAPAGAKMTKAPVDFSHKGHVAVDCAKCHHTWDGKAAVKKCSSEGCHVDTSKKGKKKPESFYSAFHAKADNSCVGCHKSMKKAKAKTGPTKCGDCHPKKKK, from the coding sequence ATGAAAAAGACCTTATTGATTTGTATGGTTACAGCTGCATTAGTATGTGCATTCGCACTCCCTACTTTGTACGCTGTAGATGCTCCTGGTGATATGGTTCTGAAAGCACCAGCTGGTGCTAAGATGACTAAAGCGCCTGTTGATTTTTCTCACAAAGGACATGTTGCTGTTGACTGTGCTAAGTGTCACCACACTTGGGACGGCAAAGCTGCTGTAAAGAAATGTTCTTCTGAAGGCTGTCACGTTGACACAAGTAAAAAAGGCAAGAAAAAGCCTGAGTCTTTCTACTCTGCTTTCCATGCTAAAGCTGACAATAGCTGTGTAGGCTGTCATAAGTCTATGAAGAAAGCTAAAGCTAAGACTGGACCTACTAAGTGTGGCGATTGTCACCCTAAGAAAAAGAAGTAA
- a CDS encoding multiheme c-type cytochrome, whose amino-acid sequence MLKQMIKLVIVATLIALSTAVAFAAAEAPFPNLAPKELVVKRGFSEDASKCIECHAKKTPGIVEDWKTGKMAHATVSCYDCHVVEKASPMASQCEGLKGTNTFISPMVSSKTCSRCHPQEVDQFLKSGHAKLAGAPVIENKKFLKLMYYYEGAEFIGVKSGSPESMASRASGCQMCHGTQVELGPDNKPINNTWPGGVGTRYPDGSIGTCTVCHTRHKFSIEEARKPEACASCHLGPDHPDIEIYLESKHGQRYLTHGEEWRWDSAPDAWQPGDYDAPTCAVCHMSGIGELSTTHNVNERLKWDLMHKKSVIRSGERGDGEKGDKLMRKVCANCHGITHTNVQRDTLDASVALYNKYWEGATVMQKELAEKGLLLTDDPWNDGFQELMYYLWHHCGRRARQGSAMNGPDYAHWHGFFQVFQVYKDMQKIHDSRIKNGKIEELSHVMSTGPL is encoded by the coding sequence ATGTTGAAGCAGATGATTAAATTAGTGATAGTTGCTACGCTTATAGCACTATCCACCGCAGTGGCTTTCGCTGCTGCCGAGGCTCCTTTTCCTAACCTAGCTCCAAAAGAGCTGGTTGTTAAAAGGGGATTTTCTGAAGACGCTAGTAAATGTATTGAATGTCATGCAAAGAAAACACCCGGGATTGTGGAAGATTGGAAAACGGGCAAAATGGCCCATGCCACAGTATCCTGTTATGACTGTCACGTTGTTGAAAAAGCATCACCGATGGCTAGTCAGTGTGAAGGACTGAAAGGAACTAATACTTTCATTTCTCCAATGGTGTCTTCCAAAACATGTTCACGCTGTCACCCGCAAGAAGTTGATCAGTTCCTGAAAAGTGGACATGCTAAACTTGCCGGTGCTCCAGTCATCGAAAACAAAAAATTCCTCAAACTTATGTACTACTACGAAGGTGCAGAGTTTATTGGAGTGAAATCAGGCTCACCTGAAAGCATGGCATCCCGTGCCTCTGGCTGTCAGATGTGTCACGGAACTCAGGTCGAACTTGGACCTGACAACAAGCCTATCAACAACACATGGCCTGGCGGCGTGGGAACACGCTACCCTGATGGCTCAATCGGAACATGTACTGTTTGTCATACCAGACATAAGTTCTCCATTGAAGAAGCACGCAAGCCTGAAGCTTGTGCTAGCTGTCATTTAGGACCAGACCATCCGGATATCGAAATTTATCTGGAAAGCAAGCACGGCCAGCGCTACCTCACCCATGGTGAAGAGTGGAGATGGGACAGTGCACCTGATGCATGGCAGCCGGGCGATTACGATGCTCCAACCTGTGCAGTCTGTCACATGAGCGGAATTGGCGAACTCAGCACTACTCATAACGTCAATGAACGCCTCAAGTGGGACCTCATGCATAAGAAGAGCGTTATCCGCAGCGGCGAACGCGGTGACGGTGAGAAGGGCGACAAGCTCATGCGTAAAGTATGTGCTAACTGTCACGGTATCACTCACACCAACGTTCAGCGCGACACCCTTGATGCTTCTGTAGCTCTCTACAACAAGTACTGGGAAGGCGCGACTGTGATGCAGAAGGAACTTGCTGAAAAGGGACTTCTCCTCACTGATGATCCTTGGAATGATGGATTCCAGGAGCTGATGTACTACCTCTGGCATCACTGTGGTAGACGTGCCCGTCAGGGTTCAGCTATGAATGGACCTGACTATGCACATTGGCATGGTTTCTTCCAGGTATTCCAGGTTTACAAGGATATGCAGAAGATTCATGATTCCCGTATCAAGAACGGTAAGATTGAAGAACTGTCTCACGTAATGAGCACCGGACCTCTCTAG
- a CDS encoding cytochrome c3 family protein yields the protein MPDNPKPKGSGGFSRKWRWGVATGLLVAVVTVLASGFMIDTTNTDVFCQTCHEMKPFRASWQKSVHGGQNPQGFAAQCVDCHLPHGNFLEYLTTKAITGTSDVIHHITFNPSEFDWAENAEKNRLKFTYDSACRHCHVKLEPVGVKPGALLAHRAYLYGQTDKKCASCHPHVGHKDMIEMANEFFKKDL from the coding sequence ATGCCAGACAACCCTAAACCAAAAGGGAGTGGCGGTTTCAGTCGAAAATGGCGTTGGGGAGTTGCAACGGGACTTTTGGTAGCAGTTGTTACGGTGCTTGCATCCGGGTTTATGATAGACACGACAAATACAGATGTATTTTGTCAAACGTGTCATGAAATGAAACCGTTCAGGGCTTCATGGCAAAAATCAGTACATGGCGGACAAAATCCGCAGGGCTTTGCGGCTCAGTGTGTTGATTGCCATCTGCCACACGGAAATTTTCTGGAATATCTTACAACCAAGGCAATTACTGGAACGAGTGACGTAATCCATCATATCACGTTCAACCCTTCAGAGTTCGACTGGGCCGAAAATGCCGAGAAGAACAGGTTGAAGTTCACCTACGACAGTGCCTGTAGGCATTGCCATGTGAAGCTGGAACCAGTTGGTGTTAAACCTGGGGCTCTTCTCGCCCACCGGGCTTATCTCTACGGTCAGACTGATAAGAAGTGTGCAAGTTGTCACCCGCATGTCGGTCACAAAGACATGATTGAAATGGCCAACGAGTTCTTCAAGAAGGACTTATGA
- the hemL gene encoding glutamate-1-semialdehyde 2,1-aminomutase → MASSSELFKHAQEVLPGGVNSPVRACKSVGCEPLFIEKADGSRMWSVDGQELIDYVMSWGPMMLGHGYQAIKDAAHKAVDMGASFGAPCPDEITLAEEIIKMIPSIDMVRMVNSGTEATMSALRLARGVTGRDKVLKFEGCYHGHSDCFLASAGSGLATFCIPGTPGVPEGTVKDTLLAPYNDLAAVKAVFEKEGKNIAAIIVEPVAGNMGLVLPAEGFLQGLRDLCDEYGALLIFDEVITGFRVASGGVQKRFGVEADLTTLGKIIGGGFPVGAYGGKRKYMSRISPCGDVYQAGTLSGNPVAMAAGIATLRALQQQDYDALEARTLKLAQDCKAALEANGFKITMNHIASIFTMFFTDKPVTDFESAKTGDADVYSAFYRHMRANGVNLAPSGFECTFTSFAHSEADYEATLEAVKSFKG, encoded by the coding sequence ATGGCTTCATCTTCTGAACTATTTAAGCATGCGCAGGAAGTTCTTCCCGGCGGTGTTAACAGCCCTGTAAGAGCTTGCAAAAGCGTTGGCTGTGAACCTCTTTTTATTGAAAAAGCTGATGGCAGCCGTATGTGGTCTGTCGACGGTCAGGAACTCATTGATTACGTAATGAGCTGGGGCCCAATGATGCTCGGTCACGGTTATCAGGCAATCAAAGACGCGGCTCATAAAGCTGTTGATATGGGCGCAAGTTTCGGTGCTCCTTGTCCTGATGAAATTACACTCGCAGAAGAAATCATTAAGATGATCCCTTCTATAGATATGGTTCGTATGGTTAATTCCGGTACGGAAGCAACAATGAGTGCGCTCCGCCTCGCACGCGGTGTGACTGGCAGAGATAAAGTTCTCAAGTTCGAAGGTTGTTACCACGGACACAGCGATTGTTTCCTTGCTAGCGCAGGATCAGGTCTCGCAACTTTCTGCATTCCCGGAACCCCCGGTGTTCCTGAAGGCACAGTTAAAGATACTCTGCTTGCTCCATATAATGATCTCGCAGCAGTTAAAGCTGTCTTCGAAAAAGAAGGCAAAAATATCGCGGCTATCATCGTTGAGCCTGTAGCAGGTAACATGGGTCTCGTTCTTCCCGCTGAAGGATTCCTTCAGGGACTACGCGATCTCTGTGACGAATATGGAGCTCTCCTTATTTTCGACGAAGTTATCACCGGATTCAGAGTCGCTTCCGGCGGTGTTCAGAAACGTTTCGGCGTTGAAGCTGATCTAACCACACTCGGTAAGATCATCGGCGGCGGTTTCCCTGTAGGAGCATACGGAGGTAAGCGTAAATATATGAGCCGTATTTCTCCTTGCGGAGATGTATATCAGGCTGGAACGCTTTCCGGTAACCCGGTTGCTATGGCCGCAGGAATCGCAACCCTTCGTGCATTACAGCAGCAGGATTACGACGCTCTCGAAGCTCGTACACTAAAGCTGGCACAGGATTGCAAAGCCGCTCTCGAAGCAAACGGTTTCAAAATCACCATGAACCACATTGCGTCAATCTTTACCATGTTCTTCACAGACAAGCCGGTAACTGATTTTGAGTCCGCAAAAACTGGTGATGCTGATGTTTATTCCGCATTCTACCGCCACATGCGCGCAAATGGGGTCAACCTCGCGCCTTCCGGTTTTGAATGTACTTTCACTTCCTTCGCTCACAGCGAAGCAGATTACGAAGCTACTTTGGAAGCTGTTAAAAGCTTTAAAGGCTAG
- a CDS encoding midas domain-containing protein: protein MTPDSQDKQAKDEVLDLNDIAEEIADSGSSGAPDVDDIFEQELEDLFSEDLDLDESAANESEDEDLLVLDDVVAEDDVLVLDDIVDDFAGDEILDLTDVVEDAGADDALVLDDVIEDVADDDILDLTDVVEDAGDDDALVLDDVIEDVADDDILDLTDVVEEAGDDALVLDDVVEEDVLELDDIVEEAGSVDKDTDDLLENFDLGEAELMADFDGAADADIDPEGLDNLIDDLGGETTVAADDDLDVDDLFNGDTDVADLDQLLEDSGDDELGELDDLLGEVEDGVDLSGVVDDVLADEDIEALLTDGEDELVEVSEEGLDPLDDLLGAEPIAEAEGMVEADVIDVAPEEEPVVEAVAEEPVIEELTAEEPVLEEVATEEVAAEDIDLDVDLDSLLEDTDDLDLSLESESLDYDSDPEIDVAEFEDADLLGSIDDDVDLDNGDIDLGELLEDVDMDFSDLEDDSVPVDEVVASVSSEVVDSLTEQVSQLDSQLGSLKYFVEENAAGCKGADLEEKVALAEKRAEDLEIALAESSSKIATLEDKLAKFDSLESNVSAMMENIQALEDKLSQGVDVDSAIDQKLSEVLKPEAPAVVAIAAAAAAEVQSGIGERVLAVENNQIEMSERVSVTENIQTGIGERVSAAENIQTEISERVSVAENNQAEISERVSAAENIQTEIGERITAVDTLQVEMGERVSITEERLDEAPNVEELVSSVLEKELDPESTSFYRIKSTLTEEIEDYLTPRIAEKVDEMKAEIEESFKSTIDDILAVKLEKSVPAEAARIIREEIAALAREFEE from the coding sequence ATGACCCCGGATTCACAGGATAAGCAGGCAAAGGACGAGGTTTTAGACCTTAATGATATCGCGGAAGAAATTGCTGATAGCGGTTCTTCTGGCGCTCCTGATGTCGATGATATTTTTGAGCAGGAACTCGAAGATCTCTTCTCTGAAGACCTTGATCTCGACGAGTCAGCTGCAAATGAATCCGAGGATGAAGATCTTCTGGTGCTTGACGATGTTGTAGCAGAGGACGATGTCCTCGTACTTGATGATATAGTTGATGATTTCGCGGGCGACGAAATCCTTGACTTGACTGATGTTGTTGAGGACGCAGGAGCCGATGATGCTCTTGTGCTTGATGATGTTATAGAAGATGTTGCGGATGATGACATTCTTGATTTGACTGATGTTGTTGAGGACGCTGGAGATGATGATGCTCTTGTGCTTGACGACGTTATTGAAGATGTTGCGGATGATGATATTCTTGATTTGACTGATGTCGTTGAGGAAGCAGGAGATGATGCTCTTGTTCTGGATGATGTCGTTGAGGAAGATGTGCTTGAGCTTGACGATATTGTTGAGGAAGCAGGGTCCGTGGACAAAGATACTGACGATTTATTAGAAAATTTTGATCTCGGCGAAGCAGAGCTGATGGCTGATTTTGATGGGGCTGCAGATGCAGATATTGACCCTGAAGGATTGGATAATCTCATTGATGATCTTGGCGGCGAGACGACTGTAGCTGCGGACGATGATCTTGATGTAGATGATTTATTTAATGGCGATACAGATGTCGCGGACCTTGATCAGTTGCTTGAAGATTCCGGTGATGATGAACTTGGCGAACTTGATGACTTGCTTGGCGAAGTAGAAGATGGCGTTGATCTTTCAGGCGTTGTTGACGATGTGCTTGCTGATGAAGATATCGAAGCTCTGCTTACTGATGGAGAGGATGAATTAGTAGAAGTATCAGAAGAAGGCCTTGATCCTCTTGATGATTTGTTGGGCGCAGAACCAATTGCTGAAGCAGAGGGAATGGTTGAGGCAGATGTCATAGATGTTGCTCCGGAAGAAGAACCTGTGGTGGAAGCTGTTGCGGAAGAACCCGTGATAGAAGAGCTTACCGCAGAAGAACCAGTGCTAGAAGAAGTCGCAACAGAAGAGGTTGCAGCAGAAGATATAGATCTTGATGTAGATTTAGATTCTCTTCTTGAAGATACTGATGATCTTGATTTATCTTTAGAGAGCGAATCTTTAGATTATGATTCTGATCCTGAAATTGATGTTGCTGAATTTGAAGATGCTGACCTTCTGGGTTCTATCGATGATGATGTCGATCTTGATAATGGTGACATTGATCTTGGTGAATTACTTGAAGATGTCGACATGGACTTCTCTGATCTGGAGGATGATTCCGTACCGGTTGATGAGGTTGTCGCATCAGTTAGTTCTGAGGTTGTTGATAGCTTAACAGAACAAGTCAGCCAGCTTGACTCTCAGTTAGGCTCATTGAAATATTTTGTTGAAGAGAATGCAGCGGGTTGTAAGGGTGCTGACCTTGAAGAAAAAGTTGCACTAGCTGAAAAGCGTGCGGAAGATCTTGAGATTGCACTTGCTGAGTCTTCTTCTAAGATTGCCACATTAGAAGATAAGCTTGCTAAGTTTGATTCTCTTGAAAGTAACGTTTCTGCGATGATGGAAAATATTCAGGCTCTTGAGGATAAGCTGTCTCAGGGTGTTGATGTAGACTCTGCCATTGATCAGAAATTAAGCGAAGTTCTTAAGCCGGAAGCTCCGGCGGTTGTTGCAATTGCAGCCGCTGCTGCCGCAGAGGTTCAGTCTGGGATAGGCGAACGCGTCTTGGCTGTAGAAAATAATCAGATAGAAATGAGTGAACGTGTATCGGTCACGGAAAATATTCAGACCGGAATTGGCGAACGCGTCTCGGCCGCAGAAAATATTCAGACCGAAATTAGCGAACGTGTCTCGGTCGCAGAAAATAATCAGGCCGAAATTAGCGAACGCGTCTCGGCTGCAGAAAATATTCAGACTGAAATTGGCGAGCGCATTACGGCTGTAGATACTCTTCAGGTCGAAATGGGCGAGCGTGTATCTATTACTGAAGAACGTCTGGATGAAGCTCCAAATGTAGAAGAATTGGTAAGTAGCGTTTTGGAGAAAGAACTTGATCCTGAATCTACTTCATTTTATCGTATAAAGAGTACCTTAACCGAAGAGATAGAAGACTATCTGACACCTCGCATTGCCGAGAAGGTAGACGAGATGAAGGCAGAAATTGAAGAATCCTTCAAGTCTACTATTGATGATATTCTTGCTGTGAAGCTTGAAAAGTCCGTCCCGGCTGAAGCTGCTAGAATTATTCGAGAGGAAATTGCGGCTCTTGCCCGTGAATTTGAAGAATAA
- a CDS encoding ubiquinone/menaquinone biosynthesis methyltransferase, with product MKEQTHQEHGKKVADMFGRIAGWYDFLNHALSAGQDIYWRYRLVKLVRPVKNGLVLDLAAGTLDVSVELKKQYPSIKVLAMDFAYPMLSCGKSKKLDGKHEKTRGATVAAVQADGKQLPLPDSCLDGATIAFGIRNILPREDAYEEILRTLKPGARFCILEFGSGRKRIWKGFYNFYLNKVLPLLGKVVSGDSGAYKYLADTIRSFPDERTLGEELRKSGFGRVMFIPLLSGIVYIHVAEKPLESAE from the coding sequence ATGAAGGAGCAGACGCATCAGGAGCATGGTAAAAAAGTTGCAGACATGTTCGGGCGAATTGCCGGCTGGTACGATTTTTTAAACCACGCTCTTAGCGCTGGGCAGGATATTTACTGGCGTTATCGTTTGGTAAAGCTTGTTCGCCCAGTTAAGAATGGCCTTGTTCTTGACCTTGCTGCTGGGACTTTGGATGTTTCTGTGGAACTGAAAAAACAGTACCCATCCATCAAAGTTCTAGCTATGGATTTCGCATATCCGATGCTTTCTTGTGGGAAGTCCAAAAAGTTGGATGGCAAGCATGAGAAGACAAGAGGTGCAACGGTGGCGGCAGTTCAAGCAGATGGAAAGCAACTACCATTGCCAGACTCTTGTCTTGACGGCGCAACCATAGCATTCGGAATCCGCAATATTCTTCCACGTGAAGATGCATATGAAGAGATTTTGCGCACACTCAAACCCGGCGCAAGATTTTGTATTCTTGAGTTTGGTTCAGGGCGCAAGCGTATTTGGAAAGGTTTTTACAATTTTTATTTGAATAAGGTTCTTCCGCTTTTGGGTAAAGTCGTATCCGGTGATTCCGGTGCGTACAAGTATTTAGCGGACACTATCCGCTCTTTCCCAGACGAAAGAACTTTAGGAGAAGAATTGCGCAAGTCCGGATTCGGCAGAGTGATGTTCATCCCTCTGCTGTCAGGAATTGTGTACATTCATGTGGCGGAAAAACCTCTGGAGTCAGCAGAGTAA
- the ahbB gene encoding siroheme decarboxylase subunit beta yields the protein MAIKFTELEENILALAGGTLSESLTPYADIAEKAGTDEGTVIELLTRLKDEKIIRRFGATLRHQKAGYGANAMVAWCVKDEQDPMKIGEYMAKRPEISHCYLRTTYPEWKYNLYTMIHGKGPDDCKNVVKELESETGITDNCILRSLKELKKTSMKYFEFK from the coding sequence ATGGCTATTAAATTTACTGAGCTTGAAGAGAATATTTTGGCGCTTGCAGGTGGAACTCTTTCAGAGAGTTTAACCCCTTATGCAGATATAGCTGAGAAAGCTGGAACTGATGAAGGAACAGTAATCGAGCTGCTCACTCGTCTTAAAGATGAAAAGATTATTCGTCGCTTTGGTGCCACTCTCAGGCATCAGAAAGCCGGATATGGTGCAAATGCGATGGTTGCATGGTGCGTTAAGGATGAGCAGGACCCAATGAAAATTGGCGAATACATGGCTAAAAGACCGGAAATCAGCCACTGCTATTTGCGCACCACGTATCCTGAATGGAAATACAATCTATATACTATGATTCACGGCAAAGGGCCTGATGACTGCAAAAATGTGGTCAAAGAGCTGGAGTCTGAAACAGGTATCACTGACAATTGTATCTTGAGAAGTCTTAAAGAACTCAAAAAGACCTCAATGAAATATTTCGAATTTAAATGA
- a CDS encoding cobalt-precorrin 5A hydrolase: protein MNTKTAIYALTAKGAELARSIAPEADAVCYVLERYADDSDISYTQFLPLIAETFSLYDSHIFIAASGIVVRAIAPHLESKDKDPAVVVLDQEGQFVISLLSGHLGGANELAYMIAGKIGATAVVTTATDCAGVPSIDMLAQKNGLVIGEIDRIKTVNSALLDGEMVGVYDPEGDMDLDGLSAYFYRVENVRELADLRCGVCIDWRVHVLPESVLKLYPQCLRLGVGCRRGVPAEEIYALIVAVLADHGVAGQSIGSMSSIDAKSDEVGMLEFAERMGLEIKFFSADELDKIKGTNPSGMVMKHMGVGSVCEAAAMKQAGTMDLIIPKNKSARVTMAVAKDLIIKGVLES from the coding sequence ATGAACACCAAAACAGCCATATACGCCCTAACTGCCAAAGGCGCGGAACTTGCGCGCTCCATTGCACCAGAAGCAGACGCAGTTTGCTATGTACTTGAACGCTACGCTGATGATAGCGATATTTCTTACACGCAATTCCTGCCGCTTATTGCGGAAACTTTTTCTCTTTACGATTCCCATATTTTTATTGCCGCCTCGGGCATTGTGGTTCGCGCTATTGCGCCGCATTTGGAATCAAAGGATAAAGATCCCGCTGTGGTGGTGCTTGATCAGGAAGGGCAGTTTGTCATTTCACTTCTTTCGGGCCACTTGGGCGGGGCCAATGAACTTGCTTACATGATAGCCGGTAAAATCGGGGCGACTGCTGTGGTTACTACCGCTACAGACTGTGCCGGAGTTCCTTCTATAGACATGCTTGCTCAGAAAAATGGGCTGGTTATTGGTGAGATAGACAGGATAAAGACTGTGAACAGTGCTTTGCTCGATGGCGAAATGGTCGGAGTTTACGATCCTGAAGGGGATATGGACTTGGATGGACTTAGTGCTTATTTTTATAGAGTTGAGAATGTCCGCGAACTTGCGGACTTACGATGCGGCGTTTGCATTGATTGGCGTGTTCACGTTTTGCCGGAAAGTGTGCTCAAGCTTTACCCTCAATGTCTGCGGCTTGGTGTGGGATGTCGAAGAGGTGTTCCGGCTGAAGAAATATACGCGTTGATTGTGGCCGTTTTGGCTGATCATGGCGTTGCGGGCCAGTCAATTGGCTCTATGTCCAGCATTGATGCTAAAAGTGATGAAGTTGGGATGCTTGAATTTGCCGAGCGCATGGGGCTCGAAATAAAATTTTTCAGTGCAGATGAATTAGACAAAATTAAAGGAACCAATCCCTCGGGAATGGTGATGAAACATATGGGAGTTGGCAGCGTATGCGAAGCGGCAGCGATGAAACAGGCCGGAACAATGGATCTGATAATACCGAAGAACAAAAGTGCGCGAGTAACAATGGCTGTAGCAAAGGATCTCATAATAAAGGGTGTCTTAGAGTCGTAG